A genomic segment from Spinacia oleracea cultivar Varoflay chromosome 3, BTI_SOV_V1, whole genome shotgun sequence encodes:
- the LOC130469985 gene encoding uncharacterized protein yields MRAPREPKVKPPNIDAYDGTTDPDMHLLVYRHHMYVQGTTDSTWCKYFPGTVKGVASKWFERLPARTIRSFSELELLFSTRFMAHKEDKKTSMHLSRIQQGKDESLRSYVKRFNLEAGQIPDLPDGVAFDNFIRGLKKGSFKFDLVKKSVRTMAEVLDEAEAFIHATEIYSVPKDPRGIDTAEPAAKKGKI; encoded by the coding sequence ATGAGAGCACCAAGGGAGCCCAAggtcaagccgcccaacattgatgcctATGATGGGACTACGGACCCAGACATGCATCTCTTAGTTTACAGacatcacatgtatgttcaaggaacaACCGACTCAACTTGGTGTAAGTACTTTCCAGGAACAGTGAAAGGGGTAGCGTCTAAGTGGTTTGAGAGGCTCCCAGCTAGAACCATTCGCTCCTTTTCGGAGCTTGAGTTATTGTTTTccactcggttcatggctcacaaagAAGATAAGAAAACGAGCATGCACTTGAGTCGAattcagcaagggaaagacgagtctCTGAGAAGCTATGTAAAAAGATTCAACTTGGAGGCGGGGCAAATCCCAGATTTGCCGGATGGTGTGGCATTTGATAACTTTATCCGAGGGCTTAAGAAGGGCTcgttcaagtttgatctggtaaagaaaagtgtGCGAACCATGGCCGAGGTGTtagatgaggccgaggccttcattCACGCAACAGAAATTTACAGCGTCCCAAAAGATCCCAGGGGAATTGATACCGCTGAGCCGGCggcaaaaaaaggaaaaatttga